Proteins encoded in a region of the Cyanobacteria bacterium QS_8_64_29 genome:
- a CDS encoding general secretion pathway protein GspE, giving the protein MTDSATQKRASPMPPDPAPFGRHVLAGGYATREQLQQARSLARQRDTDLMQALASVTEREPPAELVRQYQAYRLFELKVLYGIESLDPDAAGANAHSIEEALELGIPLQLCRQYRLLPLQLQSGDPPTLVVGMVKPDDLSARDELNRRLRGQNVRLQRRVITAQAYQQLLDRYLALRRERQQEQDTQKNFDISQDLQNIANELEDADEQVDFNLDEAIGEAQDAPIINLVNRMLVKALKEEASDIHLEPQEEYLRVRFRKDGVLHQAFEPLPIRIAPAIAARFKIMADLDIAEKRLPQDGKIRRKFNGCNIDFRVSSLPSRYGEKIVLRVLDNSSTQLGLDQLITDPGTLGQVRGMVKRPFGLILVTGPTGSGKSTTLYSGLAERNDPGVNIGTVEDPIEYSLPGITQVQVLREKGMDFASVLRAFLRQDPDVLLVGETHDRETAKTAIEAALTGHLVLTTLHTNDAAGAIARLDEMGVEPFMISGSLLGVLAQHLMRRVCPQCAQCYIPTAEELARFGLSSAHEESNVTFYRANVLPPDAIETAKRQGTLCSHCKGAGYKGRMGVYEVMPNSSRIQSLIAEGATAERLREAAAEEGMRTLLAYSLDLVRQGYTTLEEVERVTLTDAGLESEAQAKRRHALSCPTCQAELQPEWLDCPYCLTPRFPNN; this is encoded by the coding sequence ATGACCGATTCTGCGACCCAAAAGCGGGCTTCCCCAATGCCGCCCGACCCTGCGCCGTTCGGCCGGCACGTGCTGGCTGGCGGCTACGCAACGCGCGAGCAACTGCAGCAGGCCCGCTCGCTCGCGCGGCAGCGCGATACGGACTTGATGCAGGCACTGGCCTCGGTGACCGAGCGCGAGCCCCCTGCCGAGCTAGTCCGGCAGTACCAGGCCTACCGCCTGTTCGAGCTCAAAGTGCTCTACGGCATCGAGTCCCTCGACCCCGACGCAGCGGGCGCAAACGCGCACTCGATCGAAGAGGCGCTGGAGCTGGGCATTCCGCTCCAGCTGTGCCGCCAATACCGACTGCTGCCCCTACAACTCCAATCCGGGGATCCCCCCACGCTGGTAGTGGGCATGGTAAAGCCGGACGATCTGAGCGCGCGCGATGAGCTCAATCGCCGGCTGCGCGGCCAGAACGTGCGCTTGCAGCGCCGTGTCATTACGGCCCAAGCCTACCAGCAGCTGCTGGATCGCTACCTGGCGCTGCGCCGGGAACGCCAGCAGGAGCAGGATACCCAGAAAAATTTCGATATCTCCCAGGACCTGCAAAATATTGCCAACGAGCTAGAAGATGCAGACGAACAGGTAGATTTCAACCTAGATGAGGCCATCGGCGAAGCGCAGGATGCCCCCATCATCAACCTAGTCAACCGCATGCTGGTCAAAGCGCTCAAAGAGGAGGCCTCCGACATTCACCTCGAGCCGCAAGAGGAGTACCTGCGCGTTCGCTTTCGCAAGGATGGCGTCCTGCATCAGGCCTTCGAGCCACTGCCCATCCGCATCGCCCCCGCCATTGCGGCCCGCTTCAAGATCATGGCCGATCTCGACATCGCCGAGAAGCGCTTGCCGCAAGATGGCAAAATCCGGCGCAAGTTCAACGGCTGCAACATCGACTTTCGCGTCAGCAGCTTGCCCAGCCGCTACGGCGAGAAAATCGTCCTGCGGGTTCTGGACAACTCCTCGACGCAACTGGGCTTGGATCAGCTCATTACCGATCCGGGGACGCTAGGGCAAGTCCGGGGCATGGTCAAGCGCCCGTTCGGGCTCATTCTAGTGACGGGCCCCACCGGCTCGGGCAAATCCACCACGCTCTATTCGGGGCTGGCCGAGCGCAACGATCCGGGCGTCAACATCGGCACGGTGGAAGATCCCATCGAGTACTCGCTGCCCGGCATCACCCAGGTCCAGGTGCTGCGCGAGAAAGGGATGGATTTTGCCTCGGTGCTGCGGGCGTTCCTGCGCCAAGACCCCGACGTCCTGCTAGTGGGCGAGACTCATGATCGTGAAACAGCCAAAACCGCCATCGAAGCGGCGCTGACGGGCCACTTGGTGCTGACCACGCTCCACACCAACGATGCAGCCGGCGCGATCGCGCGCCTGGACGAGATGGGGGTGGAGCCGTTTATGATCTCGGGCTCGCTGCTGGGGGTGCTGGCCCAACACCTGATGCGCCGGGTTTGTCCGCAATGCGCGCAGTGCTACATCCCAACGGCTGAGGAGCTAGCCCGATTTGGCCTCTCCAGCGCCCACGAAGAAAGCAACGTCACCTTTTATCGCGCCAACGTCCTGCCGCCCGATGCCATCGAGACGGCCAAGCGGCAGGGGACCCTGTGCTCGCATTGCAAGGGGGCCGGTTACAAAGGGCGCATGGGCGTCTACGAGGTCATGCCTAACTCCAGCCGGATCCAATCCCTGATTGCCGAGGGGGCTACCGCCGAGCGCCTCCGGGAAGCGGCCGCCGAAGAGGGCATGCGCACGCTGCTGGCTTACAGTTTGGATCTGGTCCGCCAGGGCTATACCACCTTGGAAGAGGTGGAGCGCGTCACCCTCACCGACGCGGGGTTGGAGTCAGAAGCCCAAGCCAAGCGCCGGCACGCCCTAAGCTGCCCCACTTGCCAGGCCGAGCTGCAACCCGAGTGGCTGGATTGTCCCTACTGCCTGACCCCGCGCTTTCCCAACAACTGA